GTGTAGTAATAGGCAAACTCTATTGCTCTTTGCAtgacggtgtttagagtcaagtcagtaatacagactcgtgcaccgtcatggaagcaggactatACTTGGCCGTACTCTCACCGTGGCCGGGGAGTCGCAGCTCAGAGACACGTACATACACTCTTGACATTGTATCGTGTACACATACTACTATATATTACTAGTATAATTTATAAAGCATGTAAAGTAGGAGTATGGGACAAACAACTTCGAGGCGTCGACCAGTAATATAACACCAAATATGATGACTGTCAATTGATAGTGACATATTGCACACTGACTTGTATGAGTAATACTGAGTGTGAATCAAAATTAATTCCATTTATGTAAATGCAGGTATTGGATTCATTCACGAATACCGGTACATGGGTGACATTGGTGTATTACATAACCCATAATAACCATAATTTTATGATAATACAGTATACTATAGAATAGTAAAGTAACTAtgctatattttatttgacatgaaaaatgtttaaaaaatatatacattatctagggtcaaaaacaacataacaaaataatagataattatactaaattataaaacactaaactacagtattgaatacaaagataataatgaattagagAATTTTCCAAGTTATTATTACTAGCTATTAGCtatgagaataaaaaaaaatattatgaaacATACTAAGAATTTGTACATCATTCTGTTATTTTAGTAGAGAAAGAGATATCAATATGATCGAGAACAACTGAAAAAATTGTTTCCTTGCACCagaataatattttgtattggtGCCAAACTCATTGACTTTAACCAAGTAACAAATGTCATTGACCTGTATGCCATAATACAGGATGTAAATTATGTATGCTGTCTGAGTTGGAACTTGTAGATAATATGAGAACATATCACCattttaataacaaaacaaacactagCAACCAATGATAGTCTCTTTCATGGTACGTGGGCATACCTTATATCTCATCTTGGCATTATGGATACaaaatgaagtaaaaaaaatgaacattaatATGTAGACATGTAATAAGACTTTGTACATCATGCTGGTATTACTATTTAAATCAAGTAGTTCTGAGGAATAAATATTTATAAGAGATGACATCACAAGGCAGGATTATATAATACATAGTTATAATTCcttatgtcatgacaacaatcCCCTAGCAATGACATAAaatttatcaatgaaatattcatactCCCAGTCACAACATGTTATTAATATGTTCCACTTCAACAAGGAAACATAAGATTCCTCTGTAAGTTACTGCATTTAAATCAAAAGTTATTTTGTTCTGAAAtagtttatattatttttttgtaagcTTCTGTGGTCCAACTGATCTGAGAGTTTGAGGGGGACACTGCCCTCTTCCCCCTCCTCATGCTTCTCATTAGAACTGTGTACCACGATCCTTGTTTACAAattcacacatgtacatttgtatgggGAACACAAAATGCCTGTAAATATACAGACCCTGGAGATTTTACTCATTTTATGATTTACTCACCaacagtcattttttttttcaatacataGGTAAATTAGTCAACAGTGAGAGTAGCCAGTTGGTGAAGTGGCAAGCAATAGTGTTGCCAGGACAACCAGATTGTGGTCATGAGTTGGCATTCAGTCTggttgtatgtttatttcacttTCCTGCGTGGCATGTTCAAATGGATTCTCCACAAATTTACTGGTGCTTGTGAACTACAGAGAATCTGTAGCAACTATGAAGCAGGTGCAAAGAGGACCAAGAAAATAGGTCAGTTTTGTCACTTGAGGGCAGCATCATTACCCAACTTCCATATATGGGGCTCTAGGCAGTGAATGATGGGGTCAACAGCATTCACTccaaaattgtacatttcagtatGTTTCAGTGAAATTCCTGTAAAAGCAACTATTTATTTGTGTAGAAATTTTACTGAagataatttgataattaatccactttctccctaggggtatttatttgtacaaaattaagtacaagttggtcctcttccCCATCCGtgatggattccaggctataaatgcatacaacaaaatgtaacattacaaacatatattatataaaacacataaaGGAATGGAACTTTAGTCACCACCATTCTGTATGGTGTGGCATACCACTATGATTGAAGCCACACAAATGCATTATGTCAAGTATTAAATAATGAATACAGACTGTTAGTCTTCATATTTCTACACTGTCACATACTTACCAGTGAATTATTCTACCATTACAGAGTCCAGTCTCCGATGCTCCCGCACTGCCACTGTCAAGAAAGCCTTGACAAATGAAGTCAACATAGATGAAGCCGTTGGTAATATAATACTGATTAAAGGCATTGATATTAAGTTGGATCCAGGGTGAGTAATTAGTTATAGATCCCAGCTGTTATCATTCTAATCCATTTCACATGTCTCAATCAAGTGAGACACGTGATGAAAGTAGTGGCTTCTGTTATTGTTTGtgttataataatctttatAGCAATGATATGCTTTTGTTGGGCTGAGAGTTGTACAACTAAAGTGCCTGACCTTACACATTGCAAAATCCACATAGCATGGGCCATAAAGGTTTCATCACATAAACTGAATGGGTATGGAGATTTAGATTTATTATAGCAATCCAAAGGCAGGTGATTATAGTATATGGTAATCTATTAGTTAGCGAATTCCATGGTACTTCCATGGCTTAGTAGTGAATTCCATGATACTCCCATGGCTAAGTAGTGAATTCCATGGTACTTCCATGGCTAAGTAGTGAATTCCATGATACTCCCATGGCTAAGTAGTGAATTCCATGATACTCCCATGGCTAAGTAGTGAATTCCATGATACTTCCATGGCTAAGTAGTGAATTCCGTGATACTTCCATGGCAAAGAACCTTTTCTTGAATTACTCAAGGTTTTGCCACAGCTCATTTCATGTGACTTAGTGCATGAAACCCCTAATTATTTTTACCTGAGTTTAGAGTAACACTATTCAGTAAATTAGATGACAGCCCAATTATACAGTTTGCCaataaaaatacagaaaacaatcAGCAGAGAGAGAGTTACAAGTAAGATAAACATCATAGACTAGGCTTATAATCTTTTCCCTCAGTTTAAAATGATATGTGACAAATTTGCGACTAGATTCTAGGATATGTTGACGGAATTACAAGACATCAGAttttgtaaagtacatgtacgaATGATCCAGGAACATTCAGTTTAACTTAAAATGATCCAGGGACATATTAATGTGATATTGTCTAACAATGATCCAGGAACATTCAGTTTAACATCAAATGATCCAGGGACATATTAATGTGATATTGTCCTAGAATGATCCAAGAACATATCAATGTGATTTGTCTAACAATGATCCAGGAACATTCATTTTAACTTAAAATGATCCAGGGACATATTAATGTGATATTGTCTTAGAATGATCTAGGAACATTCAATTTAACATAAAATGATCCAGGGACATATTAATGTGATATTGTCTTAGAATGATCTAGGAACATTCAATTTTAGTAAAAATGATCCAGTTACATAGATATAGCACAATTTACAGTCTTAGAATTTTCATTAACAATTTTTCCTGATCTATTAAATAGATTTGCCCCAGCTTTAAGAGTATGCCTTACACAAATACATGGATACAAGAAACttataaatgaaattgaaagttTGAGGAAAACAAGGTATAGCTCAGATGATCCAGGACATGAAAATACACTGATGCAGGTAAGACTGAATTGGATTCCTATATCACTTGTTACATGAATTTTGTTTTAAGCAGAAAATTGTACATGTTCTCAAAGAAGTTTGatataaaattcacattttcacaATTCACAATAACCACAGTAACTTACTGAGTAAGACTATTGTGACAAAGTTTAGAATAACCACAGTAACTTACTGGGTAAGACTATTGTGACAAAGTTTagaataaccatggtaacttacTTAGTAAGACTATTGTGACAAAGTGTagaataaccatggtaacttacTTAGTAAGACTATTGTGACAAAGTGTagaataaccatggtaacttacTTAGTAAGACTATTGTGACAAAGTTTagaataaccatggtaacttacTGGGTAAGACTATTGTGACAAAGTGTAGAATAAGAAATATGACAACAGAAAAAGCATGGCTCTGAATTTTTGGAAATGATCTCTTCTGACAGCTATGGAACTTACTTATGCCAAACAATAAATTAGAAAGTAGAATATCAAAGCAATGGAGTGACATTGGTTTCCAAGGAGATGACCCCAAAACTGATTTCAGAGGAATGGGTATGTATATAATAACGTTATCAATAATTTGTACAAGGATTTCTTTATCGTGACATTTTAAGATTTGTGCCCAGAGACCTCAATTTTCAAGTATTTAGTCAATTTGATGTAATTCCAGTCAGATTGCTAGGCTGCAGAAATGGCAGCAAAGATCAAAGGAGCCTACTGGTATTTAAAAATAACTGTCACACTGAACCCACACTCAGCTAAAATCAAAGATTTCAAAAAAGATTTCGTTATTTCTAAGAGAGATACCAACTTGAAACTTTCACAGCAGCCTAAATATCTGACTGATTTGGTATAACGATGGCTGACTAGTTAGAGAAACTAGTGTATAACCCTcatatttcaggtttgattcTCACGCCTCCATTTTATTCTGATTGGATGTGCCTTGATCAAATAAGCTATAAAATGGGGACCTACCAGAGCAGAGCTTGATAGTCAAAGAATTTAGTGTCAGTACTCCCAAGGAAGTGGACTAATTTAGGGTTTTACTATAGGTCTGTGCAAGGGgttatactactctggcaattgagACTTTGATTTACCAAGATAGACAAAACTGAAATTATTGgtgtttgatgtggtagattacacaagtgggtgatagcagatCAAAGTCTCAATTTCCAGATCACCATGTGATAATGTGTTTATCTTAGTAAACAAAATCTCTATTACCAGATCACCCTGTGATCATGTGTCTTTAATAGTAAACAAAGCCTTGATAACCAGATCACCCTGTGATCATGTGTTTATCTTAGTAAACAAAGTCTCTATTACCAGATCACCCTGTGATCATGTGTCTTTCTTAGTAAACAAAGCCTTGATAACCAGATCACCCTGTGATCATGTGTTTATCTTAGTAAACAAAGTCTTGATAACCAGATCACCCTGTGATCATGTGTTTATCTTAGTAAACAAAGTCTCTATTACCAGATCACCCTGTGATCATGTGTTTATCTTAGTAAACAAAGTCTTGATAACCAGATCACCCTGTGATCATGTGTTTATCTTAGTAAACAAAGTTTCTATTACCAGATCACcttattttttgtcttttcagGTATGCTTGGACTTCATAATTTAGTGTaagtatatcaaatattaaaatgtttttataGAATAATTCAttgtatcaaatattaaaatcaattttatagAAGCAGCACTCAACATTGGAAATTGATTAAATTATTTAAGCTGATAAGTTTAACCATATTctattgtcatatttctatattgtatataatacaatacatgtatggtttacTCTCGGAGCACTCAACATGTTTTTGATTGAATTGTTATTTTAGATTCTTTGCAAGTCATTTCAATACTGAAGCAAGACAAACCTTGTCTCATTCACATCACCCAAAATTTGGGTAAGtatcaaatatatgaaaatacttCTTTCAAAGGTAGTGTTAGTGTCAGTTGTATTTGACTTTTTGGTTGTTTTATTCCAGCAACAGAGAAGGGGTCAGTTTtaaaactttgaaagtaattGTGCGAGGAATTGTATAACAGATCATTGGGAACTTTAA
The genomic region above belongs to Glandiceps talaboti chromosome 8, keGlaTala1.1, whole genome shotgun sequence and contains:
- the LOC144438914 gene encoding ELMO domain-containing protein 2-like gives rise to the protein MSWHSVWLYVYFTFLRGMFKWILHKFTGACELQRICSNYEAGAKRTKKIESSLRCSRTATVKKALTNEVNIDEAVGNIILIKGIDIKLDPGFAPALRVCLTQIHGYKKLINEIESLRKTRYSSDDPGHENTLMQLWNLLMPNNKLESRISKQWSDIGFQGDDPKTDFRGMGMLGLHNLVFFASHFNTEARQTLSHSHHPKFGYSLAIVGINITSMACSLLQNGALKVHFYNFSQNMPDVTHFHQVYCYLLFEFDKFWLKEKPRDVMEFSRIRDKFQKKMTKMLKDHSIVLEGCFFKD